The genomic region GCCGATGACCACCGCACGGAACCGGACTTCCCGCCCCTGACCAGCACGCAGCACCATCCTTGGAGGTCATGATGAGATTTCGCCCAGGCACGACAGGACCGGCCGTCGTCGCGGTCTGCACGCTCGCTTTGACCGCGTGCAGCGCGGGCAGCCTCGGGTCGAGCGACGAAGGCGGCGCCGGCTCGGTCACGCTCACCTACCTGACCGGCAACCAGGAGCAGGACATCAAGGAGGCCGAACAGCTCAGCAAGGACTTCACCGCGAAGAACCCGGACATCACCGTCAAGGTGGAGAGCCGGCCCGGCGGCACCGAGGGCGACAACATCGTCAAGACCCGGCTGTCCACCGGCGACATGACCGACGTGTTCCTCTACAACACCGGGTCGCTGTTCCAGGCCATCGCCCCGCAGAAGAACCTCGTGCCGATCAGCGACCAGCCCTACATCGGCGACCTGGACGAGAACTTCACCAAGACGGTGACCGCCGGCGACCAGGTGTACGGGGTACCGTCGGGCGGGTTCATGGGCGGGGCGGTGCTCTACAACATCCCGATCTACAGCAAGCTCGGGCTGAAGGTGCCCCGGACCTGGGCCGAGTTCATGGCCAACAACGCCAAGATCAAGGCCTCCGGGGTGGCCCCGGTGGTGCAGACCTACGGCGAGACCTGGACCTCCCAGCTGTTCGTGCTCGGCGACTTCCACAACGTCGCGGCCGCCGAGCCCGACTTCGCCGACCGGTACACCAAGAACCAGGCGAAGTACGCCACCTCGCCGGCGGCTCTGAAGGGCTTCGAGCACACCCAGCAGGTGCACGACGCCGGCTACCAGAACAAGGACTTCGCCTCGGCCAAGCTGCCCGACGGGCTGCGCCAGCTCGCCCAGGGCAAGGGGGCGCACTACCCGATCCTGACCGGCGTGGTCAACGACATGATCGCGACCAACCCGAACGCGGCCAAGGACGTCGGCCTGTTCGCGCTGCCTGGTGACGACGCGAGCAAGAACGGCCTGACCGTGTGGACGCCGGCCGGCATCTACATCCCGAGCACCACCACCGGCGACAAGCTCGAGGCGGCGAAGAAGTTCCTCGCCTTCGTCGCCAGCCCGGACGGCTGCAAAGCGCTGGCCGCCGTGGGCTCGCCCACCGGCCCGTACGCCGTCAACGGCTGCGAACTTCCGTCCGACGTCCCGCGGTCGATCAAGGACATGCAGCCGTACCTGGACAAGGACGGCGGCTCGAGCCTCGCGCTGGAGTTCCTCTCACCGGTCAAGGGCCCGTCGCTGGAGCAGATCACCGTCGAGGTCGGCTCGGGCATCCGCAAGGCGAAGGACGGCGCCGCCCGGTACGACGACGACGTCAAGAAGCAGGCCCAGCAACTCGGACTGGCGGGTTGGTGAGGCGAGTGGCGATCACGTCCACCCGTCCACGGTCCCGCACCGAGGCACCCCGGGCCGCACGCGCGGCCGGAGGCAAGGTCTACAGCCCCTACCCGAACTGGTTCTACCTGCCGTCGGCCGTCATCTACGGCGTGCTGTTCGTCGTACCGACCTTCGCCTCGCTCTACTTCAGCCTGACCCGCTGGACGCTGTTCGAGTCGAAGTTCATCGGGCTGGAGAACTTCCGGCTGTTCTTCCAGGAGCCTCAGCTGGTCAAGGGTTTCACCAACACGCTGATCTTCGCGGTCGTCACGTCGGGCTCGAAGGTCGTGCTCGGGCTGCTGCTCGCCGTCCTGCTCACCTCCCGCGTCATCGGCCGCAGCTACCTGCGGTCGGTGGTCTTCTTCCCGGTGCTGGTCAGCACGATCGGCGTCGGTCTCACCTTCACCGTGCTGATGAATCCCGAACGCGGGCTGATCAACGGCGCGCTGGGCGTGATCGGCATCGACGGGCCCGGCTGGCTGACCGACCCGCGGTACGCGCTGCTGTCGGTGGCGGTCGTCGACGTCTGGAAGGGCGTCGGCCTGGCCACCCTGATCTACATCGCGGGCATCGTGTCGATCCCGCGCGAGTACCTGGAGGCGGCCCGGGTCGACGGGGCCGGGGCCTGGCACACGTTCCGCCGGATCGTGCTGCCGCTGTCCCGGCCGGCCACCGTCACGGTGATCATCTTGTCGCTGATCGGCGGGCTGCGGTCGTTCGACCTGATCTGGGCGATGACGCGAGGCGGACCGGGCTTCACCTCCGACGTGATCGCGTCGGTGATCTACAAGCAGTACCAGGCCGGGTTCTACGGCCTGTCGACGGCCGGCAACGTGGTGCTGTTCTTGGTGGTCACGGCGGTCGTCCTGCCGTTGTCGTGGTTCCTCAACCGCAAGGAGGTAGACCTGTGAGCACCGTGCTTTTGGCCGGGCCTCCGGCACCGGCGTGGTCCCGGGGCTTCAGCTCCCGGTCTTCCCTCGTCGCTGCGCTCCTCAGTCCAGACCGGGAGGCCCGGTGACCGCAGAACTCGTCAACCACAGACCGGGCCGCAACTACCTGCTCAGTGCGGTCGCGATCCTGGCCTCCATCGTGGTGTTCGTCGTGCCGTTCGCGTTCATCGTGCTGACCGCGGTGAAGGACCGCCAGCAGGCCGCGCTGCTCGACTTCTCCTGGCCGCACCAACTCCGGTTCGCGCAGAACTTCGTCGAGGTGATCGAGGCCCGCGACTACATGCTGGTGATCGCCTTCATCAACAGCACCGTGCTGACCGTGGCCAGCGTGACCGGCATGGTCGTGCTGGCGGCGATGGCCGGGTTCGTGCTGCAGCGCCGCCGCAGCCGGTGGAACCCGTTCATCAACTTCCTGGTGCTGTCCGGGCTGATCATCCCGCCGGCCGTGGTGCCGACGATCTGGGTGCTGCAGCAGTTCGGCCTGTTCCGGACCATGAGCGGGCTGATCCTGATCGAGATCGCGTTCGGGCTGTCGTTCTGCGTGCTGCTGTTCCGGGCTTTTGTCGCGACCATCCCCCGCGAGCTCGACGAGGCGGCGGTGATCGACGGCGCCGGCCCGTTGCGGCTGTTCTTCCAGGTGATCTTCCCGCTGCTGAAGTCGGTGATCGTGACGGTCGTGGTGGTGCAGTCGGTGACGGTGTTCAACGACTTCGTCAACCCGCTGTACTTCCTGCCCGGCGACCAGAACGCGACCGTGCAGCTGACCCTGTACAACTTCTCCGGTCAGTTCACCACGCAGTACAACCTGCTGTTCATGAACATCCTGCTGATCACGATCCCGCCGCTGATCATGTTCCTGTTCTTCAACCGCCAGATCGTCGCCGGCATGACGTCCGGCGCCATCAAGGGCTGAGCCGCCGCTGGGCGGGGCCGGGATCACCGGTCCCGCCCGTTCACTGGGGCTTGCGGACGATCAAGAACGCCTGCGCTGTCTTCTCCCCGTCCAGCGCCGGCCGCGTCAGCGTCGCCACCTCGCCGAACCCCGCG from Kribbella flavida DSM 17836 harbors:
- a CDS encoding ABC transporter substrate-binding protein; protein product: MRFRPGTTGPAVVAVCTLALTACSAGSLGSSDEGGAGSVTLTYLTGNQEQDIKEAEQLSKDFTAKNPDITVKVESRPGGTEGDNIVKTRLSTGDMTDVFLYNTGSLFQAIAPQKNLVPISDQPYIGDLDENFTKTVTAGDQVYGVPSGGFMGGAVLYNIPIYSKLGLKVPRTWAEFMANNAKIKASGVAPVVQTYGETWTSQLFVLGDFHNVAAAEPDFADRYTKNQAKYATSPAALKGFEHTQQVHDAGYQNKDFASAKLPDGLRQLAQGKGAHYPILTGVVNDMIATNPNAAKDVGLFALPGDDASKNGLTVWTPAGIYIPSTTTGDKLEAAKKFLAFVASPDGCKALAAVGSPTGPYAVNGCELPSDVPRSIKDMQPYLDKDGGSSLALEFLSPVKGPSLEQITVEVGSGIRKAKDGAARYDDDVKKQAQQLGLAGW
- a CDS encoding carbohydrate ABC transporter permease is translated as MAITSTRPRSRTEAPRAARAAGGKVYSPYPNWFYLPSAVIYGVLFVVPTFASLYFSLTRWTLFESKFIGLENFRLFFQEPQLVKGFTNTLIFAVVTSGSKVVLGLLLAVLLTSRVIGRSYLRSVVFFPVLVSTIGVGLTFTVLMNPERGLINGALGVIGIDGPGWLTDPRYALLSVAVVDVWKGVGLATLIYIAGIVSIPREYLEAARVDGAGAWHTFRRIVLPLSRPATVTVIILSLIGGLRSFDLIWAMTRGGPGFTSDVIASVIYKQYQAGFYGLSTAGNVVLFLVVTAVVLPLSWFLNRKEVDL
- a CDS encoding carbohydrate ABC transporter permease, which codes for MTAELVNHRPGRNYLLSAVAILASIVVFVVPFAFIVLTAVKDRQQAALLDFSWPHQLRFAQNFVEVIEARDYMLVIAFINSTVLTVASVTGMVVLAAMAGFVLQRRRSRWNPFINFLVLSGLIIPPAVVPTIWVLQQFGLFRTMSGLILIEIAFGLSFCVLLFRAFVATIPRELDEAAVIDGAGPLRLFFQVIFPLLKSVIVTVVVVQSVTVFNDFVNPLYFLPGDQNATVQLTLYNFSGQFTTQYNLLFMNILLITIPPLIMFLFFNRQIVAGMTSGAIKG